Proteins co-encoded in one Epinephelus moara isolate mb chromosome 11, YSFRI_EMoa_1.0, whole genome shotgun sequence genomic window:
- the LOC126398070 gene encoding uncharacterized protein LOC126398070: MTGALLLVLLFCLSGTSAQGVSEGAEGSQTSGQIWNELRALRDMVVEQKVELRNTKAELQTQRDKVAALEKENAVMSSSLTATENKVTAITVELEATKTEQQLQKRKVEEAERLISVQAAELAALISRVTASEKEVQEQKKEVTALSKDLDISKAEVQLARSKLDEIERTIAGTPKLAFSAALTLSGKVGPFNTETPLVYSRVFTNIGGAYNPTTGIFTAPVKGVYYFRFTAFNNKNGEWAAVNLYHNSQRILHNSELATGHTFISNALILQLEQGSVVSMRLQVNCGLYDDSSSLNTFSGFLLFPL; this comes from the exons ATGACGGGCgctctgctgctggtgttgctgttctgtctgtctgggaCATCAGCTCAAGGAGTGAGCGAAGGAGCCGAAGGTTCACAGACGAGTGGTCAGATCTGGAATGAGCTAAGAGCTCTGAGAGACATGGTTGTGGAGCAAAAGGTGGAATTGAGGAATACCAAGGCTGAACTGCAAACCCAGAGAGACAAAGTGGCTGCTCTAGAGAAAGAGAACGCAG TGATGAGCTCCAGCCTGACAGCCACTGAAAACAAGGTGACAGCGATTACAGTGGAGCTGGAAGCCACTAAGACTGAACAGCAGCTCCAGAAGAGAAAAGTGGAGGAGGCTGAGAGACTGATTTCTG TACAAGCAGCAGAACTGGCAGCCCTGATCTCCAGAGTGACAGCCAGTGAGAAGGAGGTGCAGGAGCAGAAGAAGGAGGTGACAGCTCTCAGCAAAGACCTGGATATTTCTAAGGCCGAAGTACAGCTCGCCCGGAGCAAACTGGATGAGATTGAAAGGACGATTGCAG GCACTCCAAAGCTGGCTTTCTCCGCTGCTTTGACCCTTTCAGGGAAGGTTGGACCTTTCAATACGGAAACTCCACTCGTCTACAGCAGAGTCTTCACAAATATTGGTGGGGCTTACAATCCAACTACAG GTATCTTCACAGCACCTGTCAAAGGAGTCTACTATTTCAGATTCACtgctttcaacaacaaaaacggAGAATGGGCGGCAGTCAATCTATACCATAACAGTCAGAGAATTTTGCATAATTCTGAGTTAGCGACTGGTCATACTTTCATTTCAAACGCATTAATTCTACAGCTGGAACAGGGAAGTGTGGTCTCTATGCGTCTGCAGGTCAACTGTGGGCTTTATGATGATTCGAGCTCCTTGAACACCTTCAGTGGTTTCCTTCTGTTCCCTTTGTAA